The following are from one region of the Stenotrophomonas lactitubi genome:
- a CDS encoding glutamine synthetase family protein, with product MSSRTRPRKTATPTPPQESSLLRWLKERRITEVECLVPDITGNARGKIIPADKFSHDYGTRLPEGIFATTVTGEFPDDYYDLTSPSDSDMILRPDPDTVRMVPWATDPTAQVIHDCYTKNGEPHELAPRNVLRRVLDAYTELGLRPVVAPELEFFLVQKNTDPDFPLLPPAGRSGRPETARQSYSIDAVNEFDPILDLMYDYCDAMKLDVDTLIHESGAAQLEVNFTHANAMDLADQVFLFKRTMRESAMRHGVYATFLAKPMENEPGSAMHIHQSLLRISDGQNVFTGEHGGEDFSPLFAHYLAGLQKYVPMAMAFFAPNVNSYRRLVFGEVSPSNVHWGFDNRTCGLRVPLDTPENMRVESRFAGSDANPYLAMAATLACGLLGIRERLAPDAPVTGSAKELGYDLPRSLGEALDGLEQCSELQALLGERFCRAYISVKRKEYETFFRVISSWEREFLLLNV from the coding sequence ATGAGTTCGCGAACGCGCCCGCGCAAGACGGCTACGCCCACGCCACCGCAGGAAAGCAGCCTGCTGCGCTGGCTGAAGGAGCGGCGCATCACCGAGGTCGAATGCCTGGTTCCGGACATCACCGGCAATGCGCGTGGCAAGATCATCCCGGCCGACAAGTTCTCGCACGATTACGGCACGCGTTTGCCGGAGGGCATCTTCGCGACAACCGTCACCGGCGAATTCCCGGACGACTACTACGACCTGACCTCGCCGTCGGACTCGGACATGATCCTGCGCCCCGACCCGGACACGGTGCGCATGGTGCCGTGGGCAACCGATCCGACCGCGCAGGTCATCCACGACTGCTACACCAAGAACGGCGAGCCACACGAACTGGCCCCGCGCAACGTGCTGCGCCGGGTGCTGGATGCCTACACCGAGCTCGGCCTGCGACCGGTGGTTGCGCCCGAGCTGGAGTTCTTCCTGGTGCAGAAGAACACCGATCCGGATTTCCCGCTGCTGCCCCCGGCTGGCCGCTCGGGGCGCCCGGAAACGGCGCGGCAGTCGTACTCGATCGACGCGGTCAACGAGTTCGACCCGATCCTCGACCTGATGTACGACTACTGCGATGCGATGAAGCTGGACGTGGACACGCTGATCCACGAATCCGGCGCGGCGCAGCTGGAGGTCAACTTCACCCACGCCAACGCGATGGATCTGGCCGACCAGGTGTTCCTGTTCAAGCGCACCATGCGCGAGTCGGCGATGCGCCACGGGGTGTATGCCACCTTCCTGGCCAAGCCGATGGAGAACGAGCCGGGTAGTGCGATGCACATCCACCAGAGCCTGCTGCGGATCAGTGATGGCCAGAACGTGTTCACCGGCGAGCACGGCGGTGAGGATTTCAGCCCGCTGTTCGCCCACTACCTGGCCGGCCTGCAGAAGTATGTGCCGATGGCCATGGCGTTCTTCGCGCCGAACGTGAATTCCTACCGGCGCCTGGTGTTCGGCGAAGTCTCGCCGAGCAACGTGCACTGGGGCTTCGACAATCGCACCTGCGGCCTGCGGGTACCGCTGGATACGCCGGAAAACATGCGGGTGGAAAGCCGCTTCGCCGGTTCCGATGCCAACCCTTACCTGGCGATGGCCGCAACCCTGGCCTGTGGCCTGCTCGGCATCCGCGAGCGCCTCGCGCCGGATGCACCGGTGACCGGCAGCGCCAAGGAGCTGGGCTACGACCTGCCGCGTTCGCTGGGTGAAGCGCTGGACGGGCTGGAGCAGTGCAGCGAGCTGCAGGCATTGCTGGGCGAGCGCTTCTGCCGCGCCTACATCTCGGTCAAGCGCAAGGAATACGAGACCTTCTTCCGTGTGATCAGTTCGTGGGAGCGCGAGTTCCTGCTGCTGAACGTGTGA
- a CDS encoding polyamine ABC transporter substrate-binding protein, giving the protein MKLRILTLGLASAMLSACGGGNGGGQDSKVLNVYNYSDYIAEDTIPNFEKQSGIKVTYDVFDSDEMVETKLLAGNSGYDVVVPTLNFFGRQIQAGVFLPLDKSKIPNLANLDPAVMKRIATQDPGNQYGVPYMIGTTGIGYNVDMLKERFGGSADIANSWDLVFKPENISKMKDCGVTILDTPADMIPIALHYLGLDPHSGDPADLQKAADLLKSIRPYVQNFHSSQYVGSLANGGTCLVVGWSGDIIQARDRAAEASNGVHVAYSIPKEGAPQWFDMLAIPKDAKHPEAAYAFINYLLEPKVAAANTNFIHYGNPVPTATPLVDEAIRTDPTIYPPADVAEKMFTYSINTPETDKLYTRLWTEVKTGR; this is encoded by the coding sequence ATGAAGCTGCGTATCCTCACGCTCGGCCTGGCCTCCGCCATGCTTTCCGCCTGTGGCGGCGGCAACGGCGGCGGACAGGACAGCAAGGTCCTGAACGTCTACAACTACAGCGACTACATCGCCGAAGACACCATCCCGAACTTCGAGAAGCAGAGCGGGATCAAGGTCACCTACGATGTGTTCGACAGTGACGAGATGGTCGAGACCAAGCTGCTGGCCGGCAACAGCGGCTACGACGTGGTGGTGCCGACGCTGAACTTCTTCGGCCGGCAGATCCAGGCCGGTGTGTTCCTGCCGCTGGACAAGTCGAAGATCCCGAACCTGGCCAACCTCGACCCGGCGGTGATGAAGCGCATCGCCACCCAGGATCCGGGCAACCAGTACGGCGTGCCGTACATGATCGGCACCACCGGCATCGGCTACAACGTGGACATGCTGAAGGAGCGTTTCGGTGGCAGCGCCGACATCGCCAACAGCTGGGACCTGGTGTTCAAGCCGGAAAACATCAGCAAGATGAAGGACTGCGGCGTGACCATCCTGGACACGCCGGCGGACATGATTCCGATCGCGCTGCACTACCTCGGCCTGGATCCGCACAGCGGCGATCCGGCCGACCTGCAGAAGGCGGCCGACCTGCTGAAGTCGATCCGTCCGTACGTGCAGAACTTCCACTCCTCGCAGTACGTCGGCTCGCTGGCCAACGGCGGCACCTGCTTGGTGGTGGGCTGGTCGGGTGACATCATCCAGGCCCGCGACCGCGCGGCCGAAGCCAGCAATGGCGTGCACGTGGCCTATTCGATTCCCAAGGAAGGCGCGCCGCAGTGGTTCGACATGCTGGCGATTCCGAAGGATGCCAAGCATCCGGAAGCGGCCTACGCGTTCATCAACTACCTGCTGGAACCGAAGGTGGCCGCGGCCAACACCAACTTCATCCACTACGGCAACCCGGTCCCGACTGCGACCCCGCTGGTGGACGAGGCAATCCGCACCGACCCGACCATCTATCCGCCGGCCGACGTGGCCGAGAAAATGTTCACCTATTCGATCAACACGCCGGAGACCGACAAGCTCTACACCCGGCTGTGGACCGAGGTGAAGACCGGCAGGTAA